A window of Candidatus Bathyarchaeota archaeon genomic DNA:
GTGACGCTAGTTTCATACTTGGTCAGCAGAACGTCGGGAACAAGCCCGACAAGTTCTTCGTCAACCAAGAGTTCCGCTTGAACTATCGAGTCCATTGCATCCACGAATGTTGCAGGCTCCGTGTATGCCGTCTCATTCATGGCTGCCGCTGCGGCCAAATCCGAAACTAGGAAGCCATTCGAAGTTCCGTAAGTGAAGCCCAGAGATCGAAAGCTAGAGTTCGTGAAGGCCAATATCCACCGCCTTCCAACGCTCGAGTCAACTATCTCCGCGGTCGTAAAGGCGACGTTATTCTCCTCCGAAACTTCTGGAACCAACTGAAGGCCATCCACCTGAACAATGAAGGCCAACGTTTTGTTTTCCATGCTTGGAGGAATCGGATAGAAGAAGAGAAGGAGTTGGCTGCTTCGTGCTAGTAGGGCACTTACCGGTTCTGTGCCTATGAGGATGGAACTCGCAATTAGAATGGAAACATTGCCATATGCAGGCACCGTCGGCATACCCTCATAAAGCCACAGGCTTACAGAAGTTGGCGGGGAGACAACACCACCGTCATTGGACACTGTTACGAGAATTTCCGCTTCCAATGATTGATAGAGACCAAGGTACCCTGGGAGAAATCCTGGTCCGCTCCCTCTAAACCACTCCCCAACGACGTTCAAGTCGGGCAGCCGCGATGCAACGGCCACCATGGCCTTGACGGATAGTGGAGTTCCAACCACGTTAATGTACCATGGAGACAGGTCGGGGAAGATCAGTGAGAACTCGAAGCTTTCATATTCATTCTCAGCTTCGAATGTTGCAGGCAGCGAGAGTGTGGTTGATACGTTTCCATTGGCAAAGTCTGCCTGAGTAACGGGTATGGTTTTCGCCAACGTCCCATTCTCAAAATGAACCTCCATTGTCGTGTCTGGAATGGTATAGCCCGGAGGCGGGTTAACAACCACGTGCCTTACGGGAAGCGTGGCCTCAAATGTGAATCCTGGGGTGGCAGAGATTGGCGGTGAAGGCCCAACATCGAAAATGGGCAGGCCGTAACCTCCCACTCCAGGGCCCCCTCCAGGAATGAATAATCGTGACATCTGGTAGTCCGTGTCGTCTGAATCGTCCGCGTTAACTGGAATGTTGTCCCCTGCACTGCTAATAGGGGTCCAGAGAGGAAGTGTCCACCACCACGACACGCCCAGTATGGAGAACCCTATCATCGGTGCAATTTCGACGACATAGTCGACTTCGTAGTTAAGATTGTATGCCCCGAAGTCAACGTAGCCGTCTTGGGAAGTGTAAATGTCGGTGTCTTTGATGTTGAACTGTGGACTGTATGCGTTGCCGAGCACAATTCCATGGCTTCCGACATCGTTAGCCGTGGCATAGGGATCGTTTTCATAATAGTCTCCCCAAATCTCGTACCCATAGATTCTGTAGCGCGCTTCAATCCCTATTTGAACGTCAAGGATTTCCCTTATTCCGATGGAAGCCTTGAACGTCTCAGCTGAAGTTAACACTGATTCTCCTTGAAGGGGAGGAGTGAAGTCTCCCTCAAAGTTGAAACCCGTGTCAAAATCCCCAACTCCAACCTTCCCTGTGACGCATTCCGGTCCATAAGGGTCGTATGTCACTGAAAGGTTGAACCCGAACACATACTCGAATTCCAAACCTTCCCCGTTGTACGGTTCCGCGGCCATCTCAACCTCGTTCGTAGTGAAAGGCTCGATGCAAGTATCATAGCGCGCCTTGATCTTGGTGGGCAACCGAATGTAACATCGACCTAGACTTAAATACACAGTTCCGGAAAGCTTTCCTCGATAGCCGCCCAAATCTTTACTGAAACTCTTCTTCCATGTGGGATTGTCTAGGTACACCTTCTCAAAGACAACATTGTCCTCAAATTCCTCCACATTTTCGACGAAGCCTCCACCTTCCGCAGGTTTAACAAGCACAAGGGAACCAGACAAGAAACTTGCCAAAAGCACACCTATGAGAACTAGACTCTTCGCCCCCATTCCAGACCCCTCTCCACCTGTTCAAACATACTCATGAAACTGATATTTGAACTAATCGCTCGAGTGACCTTGGCACCAAGCTTCAAGCTTCACAGATTCTACCTTCAGCACGCATGCAGGTTTGACCTCCTGATCTACGGACATATGATAGGCTTCGCGCGTTCGTCAAAGTTTGCGGGGAGCTTTTCTATCTCCTCTTTCCTCCCCTTCGCTTTCCTTTTAGAATAGCAGGGCGCTGCTACTCACTACGGGGAAAGCTGGTGGTCACAGGAGAGTGGAGACCCGCTACAATTTTGTATCGAGTACCCACGTTCCTGATTTTTCTACAAGTTGTTTTGTGGGCTACCAGCTTTCACCATAGTGTCCTACTGCGGCTACTATGTCGTAGATGTCTACGTCTCCATCACCGTCCAAGTCGCAGTTGGCGTCGTATTCCGGGTCGCTCTCGCTTGAGCCATAGGCACCAGCCATTGCCACGATGTCGAAAATATCAATGTCCCCATCACCATCTACATCTCCACGGGCATGCCAATCGCAAAATGAAGCTTCGACTTCAGAGGTGTTTGCGCTGAATGTTCGGTTGACTCCCAGCTCAATGAGGCCAGTGAAGCTTTCTTCCACTGTTGTGGTTTCATTTATCGCGTAAATCATGTTGAATGTGTAGTTGCCATTCCCTGTTCCTGCTAGCTTTGATCTGAAGCTCTCTCCAAAGACGTTAGGAACCAAAACCCACTCTGGTTCACTGTCAGGACCCGAATAGTATGCTCCAGGAATCTCCACGTCAATGCCACCAGTTCCGTTCACTCCAACATGTTTCCCTTGGGGATCATAAACGTGGATGTCAACAGGACTAAACGCTATAAAAAGCAGGTCACTAGGAAGAAGGGTTATCCTGAAGGTAGTGACAGCTGCCGCTCCATAAATCGAATCTTTCACCCTAGCCATCCAAGGCTTGGGCACAATCCAAGTTTCGGGCATCATCCACTCTGTTGTCAACTGGGAAGTGAATAATCCTTCAGAACTGGTTTGGGTCGAGATCTCCAGATCGTCTACCCAATAGCCAAAAGGGTTTCTAATCTGGATGACTATAGCACTTGAAACTAGGGGACTCCCAGAGCCTTTCCACTCGAAGTCACCTGAGAAAGTGATGTGAGGACTGATCATCCAGTAGCTTTCTTTGTCCGTAGCCATGTTGGCTGATATTTTCCATGAAGGTATAGCTGGCTGCTGGCAGACTTGCTGGCATATCTCATCGAGTCCTCCTTGGGGTCCAAGGTCATCTTTAATGCTTATGTAGTGGAAGAGGGCAAAACCATCCGCTTTGTTGACTCGTCCAGAATCAACAGCTTGTGCAACCTCATCCACAGTCACCCCATGTATCAGCTCTCCATTTTCGTCTGTATAGTTGAAGGCTTGAATTACTGGAACAACATAAGGACTATAGACAAGACTTCTGAAGTATGTTGTTCTTTCCCCCACAAACGACGGAGGTTCTGGGTCAACCTCAGGAGGGGTAGTTGCATGATAAGTCATTGGCATAATAACGTCAACATGTCTTGAAATATTAACATAATCTTGTGCAACACCAGATTTAGTATCACCAATGTTCCAAGAATATACATCTGCAGATAGAATATGTTGTGGGAATGCTGTTCTTATGTCAGAAACGAAGTCAACAATTATTTGTTGAACAATCTTTTTGTATACATCATCAGCGTTTTCATCTGTTCTTATGTAATCGAGGTTGATGCCTGCCACGTTGTAGTTATCAAGAATCTCCGATAGAATGCTAAAGAAATAGCTTTGCACTGCCGGGCTTTCAGGTTGCACAAACTCTACTACAGTCTTTCCTTCTCCAGCCAGTTGTATTGGCAAATTAAGTCCTTCTGTAACTATCCCTAAATAGTCCGCAAAAACTGGAATCCAAGCATGGACTTCCAATTGCTTTTCATCAGCCTTTCCCAAAAGATACTCCATTGGATCAAAAGGCAACAATTCTTGAAAAGGTCCATACACCAAATCGGGATACAACAAGCTAGGATACATGAGTATCCCACTTGCATAGCCTGGGTCTTCGTATCCTATGCCTTGGCTTTCAAGGTTGGGGTCAAATGAAGTTCTATCATCCTTGAATCCAACGAAAATTGTATTCATGTTATTGTCGCTAAGGTTTCCAACAAGCCAATCTATCGCTTGTTTAGCTGCTGGTTCAGAAACGCTTGTTTGCCCTGTTTCTGATATGCCAAATAACTGACTTAGTCTTACGAAAACTCCTCTTGGCTCTCCAATCTCCGGAACAGTTGAATGCGCACGCACGCGCACCAGCCAAGCACCCGCAGGTGTGAAAGTATCAGTATATCCTATCACTGCTGCTCCACCATCATATGTGCTACACAAATCGTTAGTGTAATCATTTCCTGCGCCACCTACGACTTCATCTGATATGATGTACCCCTCATCATCTGTTTTTATCAACCAAATATCCTGATCTTCCCCTGGGACCGCTGTCGAGGCAGCTATGAAGTATCCACCACTGTCCGTTTGGAAGACTGCGCTGCCAGAATCATATGAGCTTCTCGCGAATGTCTGTTCCCAGAGTTGGATTCCTGAAGAATCGAGTTTGAGCAGCCAAACATCCTTACTTCCTGGGTTTGTGCCTGTGACAATGAAGCCATCGTCAGATGTTCGCTTGATGCATGCTGCATAGGCGAAATCCTGATAAGGAAGCCCATAACTGCGTGCCCACAAGATACCATACGTCTTGCTGAGACACACTACCCGAGTGCCCAAAAATTGCGCTTCTCCTGCAACTACGAAGTTGCCATCTGAGGTCTCTTCAACAGAATAGGCAATATCCCTCATGCTTCCAGCGTCATAGGTCATATGGCCTCCAGAGCCCGTGATCTTGATGAAATAATCGAACATTTTGTTAGTGTAGTCCTCATAGGTTTGTTGAGTGCCCACTATCACTTCATGTCCATCAGAGGTTGCTATCACGCAGTAAGCTGTATCATCATATAGCCCTCCCCGGGTCTCCGCGGACACCCTGTAGCCCTGGGAATTGGTCGTAACAATATAGACATCACGTTGCTCATTGTATGGCGGGCGAGAGTAGGCATGCTTGGTGGTATATCCCGCCAAGACGTAGCCGCCATCCGCCTTCACCGCCACTGAATAGGCAACATCATTTCTATGTTCACCGCCATCATAAGTCCTGCTCCATTGAAGATTCCCTTGCGCGTCAACTTTGACCAACCACATGTCAAGTCCATTACCCTGTACATGAGCGTGACCAGCCATTACATAGCCTCCGTCTGACGTCTGCTTCACAGAGTTGAGCGTATTCCCGTAGGTCCTGTTCCATTCCACGCTCGACAGCAGTGTAGAGGCTATTGCTGAGTGTGAGGCTCCAGCAATCCTCGTGTTATGGGATCCAATCGAGAAGGGGGAGAAACATGAGCTTGAAATTGGAGCAGTTGGCGGATCGATGCTCCCATCAGTCCTAATATATATGGTTCCAGATCCTTCAACGGTCTGAATATTTAATGCTAGAGTCAACATGCTTGTTAAAAGCAGTGTCACTATTATTCCTGAAGCAATTCTTCTCAACATTCTCTCCCTAAAGCAAAATATACCTTAGACAGTATTATCGTTTTTGGAAGAAAGTTCTATTTCAGCTAAGAAAAAATGGGGGTTTTGCGGGAGACATCTCCCTTGTGGGGAGGGTTCTAATCTAACCCCCGCACCAAGGTCGCAAAACTATTTAGATGTCTGTCAAGCTATTTGCTCGACGTATATTTGGGAGCTGAGATGAGATGCGGTTCAGAGTTGCGATGGTTTTGTTGGAAGGGGGGAGGATTTTGGTTGCTAATCATTTTGATGGAAGTGAGTCCTACTGGGTGTTGCCGGGAGGTGCCTTAGAGAACGGGGAAACATTGGAGGAATGTGCCATTCGTGAGGTGAAGGAAGAAACTGGTTTGAAAACCAAAGTCAAGAAACTCCTATTTGTTGATGAAGGACTTTCTGAAGATAGGCATGTGGTGGTGACCAACATCACATTTTTGGGCGAAATAATCGGTGGAAAACTAAATCCCAAGCCTGAAGGATACTTTAGAGAAGCACGGTTTATTGACGTTAATCAACTGGATGAGATCAACTTCTATCCGAGAATCACCGCGAAGCTGCTTAAAGAGGCGTACTCAAATAACTTCAAGATAGAAACAAAATACTTCTTTCACAAATACAAGTGAGCTACTTCTTATCTGTCTTTTTCGCAGATGTGTTCATAGCCTCTACTTATTTTAGAAAAATGGGGAGTTGCGGGAGATGTCTCCAGCCTAGCTGGAAACCGCTATTTTCACTCGGTTTTCCTCGTTTTGGTTAGGTATGCAGTTACCTATTTGCCTTTCCTCAAGTAGAGCGATTTCGTCTTCGTCACGAAAATGACTCAAGTCTCCGAGTTGAGAGAGAATTTGGGTAATTCGGAATGTTCAAGGGCATAGTAGAGACAAACGCATCGAACTGG
This region includes:
- a CDS encoding NUDIX hydrolase, which translates into the protein MRFRVAMVLLEGGRILVANHFDGSESYWVLPGGALENGETLEECAIREVKEETGLKTKVKKLLFVDEGLSEDRHVVVTNITFLGEIIGGKLNPKPEGYFREARFIDVNQLDEINFYPRITAKLLKEAYSNNFKIETKYFFHKYK
- a CDS encoding carboxypeptidase-like regulatory domain-containing protein; translated protein: MGAKSLVLIGVLLASFLSGSLVLVKPAEGGGFVENVEEFEDNVVFEKVYLDNPTWKKSFSKDLGGYRGKLSGTVYLSLGRCYIRLPTKIKARYDTCIEPFTTNEVEMAAEPYNGEGLEFEYVFGFNLSVTYDPYGPECVTGKVGVGDFDTGFNFEGDFTPPLQGESVLTSAETFKASIGIREILDVQIGIEARYRIYGYEIWGDYYENDPYATANDVGSHGIVLGNAYSPQFNIKDTDIYTSQDGYVDFGAYNLNYEVDYVVEIAPMIGFSILGVSWWWTLPLWTPISSAGDNIPVNADDSDDTDYQMSRLFIPGGGPGVGGYGLPIFDVGPSPPISATPGFTFEATLPVRHVVVNPPPGYTIPDTTMEVHFENGTLAKTIPVTQADFANGNVSTTLSLPATFEAENEYESFEFSLIFPDLSPWYINVVGTPLSVKAMVAVASRLPDLNVVGEWFRGSGPGFLPGYLGLYQSLEAEILVTVSNDGGVVSPPTSVSLWLYEGMPTVPAYGNVSILIASSILIGTEPVSALLARSSQLLLFFYPIPPSMENKTLAFIVQVDGLQLVPEVSEENNVAFTTAEIVDSSVGRRWILAFTNSSFRSLGFTYGTSNGFLVSDLAAAAAMNETAYTEPATFVDAMDSIVQAELLVDEELVGLVPDVLLTKYETSVTALNVTIGDVKSAGNYTQLEVLEIMDLQRDVIDHADRMWSGSVSGLVVDESSGNPLGGVEINVSGNTSTPFVATQSNENGTFTIPFLYQGNYTLNASKFGYENTSQPIVVNPASTTNVSINLATITGMLEINITDEITDEPVNAAAITVTSKQAFRENFENGSFSGWSFYYSSNSAQSGSLPPGTWNSSIVSDASALSESYSARFYADSDAWASPWRVDAAVNRTFNRDGAPTLGATLKFDDIQGSGGVGHSYFIIIVYNAANTSRWVSYGFSTTGDFGGMNYTVNPGDEVHFERNVAADYFDKYGETLPNEVMFHLQASADYAEGWGERRTTAVRVDNIYVIGPYVRRGVTSNGIVSFAEILPGNYTITVEKANYVTSEENASVYSQAETTMQVALSPLPIHDVAVISLHYPKFVVPEGYAINLTVKVGNEGMWIETFNVTVCANATTIGKQFVALARNNVTTFTLQWTGSSKGSYNISAAADVVFGEIDVADNELGDAWVFVTIPGDVDGDRDVDIFDIVAMAGAYGSKVSDPGYNPNYDIDGDGDIDIFDIVAAAGNYGESW